Proteins encoded by one window of Synechococcus sp. MVIR-18-1:
- the mutT gene encoding 8-oxo-dGTP diphosphatase MutT: MTPELSGPLLSWWEVHGRRDPEQKPWMFTADRAWPQPDDVLSPFGIWIAEVMLQQTQLQVVLPYWERWMEVFPTLERLAEAREHDVLLLWQGLGYYSRARRLLAGAKQLMGQIAPASSTTLSAWPMDLDCWLLLPGIGRTTAGGILSSAFNSPLAILDGNVRRVLARLQAHPKPPARDQALCWQWSEALVAAAPGRARDLNQALMDLGATVCTPRSPNCACCPWQMHCAAYAAGDVERYPVKDTPRAVPFQVIGVGVVLNEAGEVLIDQRLNEGLLGGLWEFPGGKQEPGEAIVQTIARELQEELAIEVSVGEELISLDHAYSHKKLRFVVHLCQWQKGEPQPLASQQVRWVRPESLADYPFPAANARIIAALLDHVS; the protein is encoded by the coding sequence TTGACACCTGAACTGAGCGGCCCCTTGTTGTCTTGGTGGGAGGTGCATGGTCGCAGGGATCCTGAGCAGAAACCATGGATGTTCACTGCGGATCGAGCCTGGCCACAGCCTGACGACGTGTTGTCGCCCTTCGGTATTTGGATTGCCGAGGTGATGTTGCAGCAAACCCAGTTGCAGGTGGTGTTGCCGTACTGGGAGCGCTGGATGGAGGTTTTCCCCACGCTGGAGCGACTGGCTGAGGCGCGAGAACACGATGTGTTGCTGCTTTGGCAGGGGCTTGGTTATTACTCGCGAGCCCGCCGTCTTCTGGCAGGAGCCAAGCAACTGATGGGTCAGATCGCTCCTGCCTCAAGCACGACGCTGTCCGCTTGGCCAATGGATCTGGACTGTTGGCTGCTCCTCCCTGGGATTGGCCGCACCACCGCTGGGGGCATCCTCTCGTCTGCCTTCAACAGCCCGCTGGCGATTCTTGATGGCAATGTGCGCCGGGTCTTGGCTCGGCTTCAAGCTCATCCCAAACCTCCAGCGCGTGATCAAGCCTTGTGTTGGCAATGGAGTGAGGCTCTTGTTGCGGCTGCGCCTGGCCGTGCTCGTGATCTCAATCAGGCCCTGATGGACCTCGGTGCCACCGTCTGCACTCCCCGTTCACCGAATTGCGCGTGCTGTCCTTGGCAGATGCATTGCGCTGCTTACGCTGCTGGCGATGTGGAGCGCTACCCCGTGAAAGACACCCCTCGAGCTGTGCCCTTTCAAGTGATTGGTGTGGGAGTGGTGCTGAATGAAGCTGGAGAGGTGTTGATTGATCAACGCCTGAATGAGGGGTTGTTGGGCGGGCTATGGGAATTTCCAGGCGGGAAGCAGGAGCCGGGCGAGGCCATTGTTCAGACCATCGCTCGCGAATTGCAGGAAGAATTGGCGATTGAAGTGTCTGTGGGAGAGGAGCTGATCAGCCTTGACCATGCCTACAGCCACAAAAAGCTGCGTTTTGTGGTGCACCTTTGCCAATGGCAAAAGGGCGAACCGCAGCCATTGGCGAGCCAGCAGGTGCGCTGGGTGCGTCCGGAGTCGTTGGCCGACTATCCCTTCCCTGCTGCCAATGCGCGCATCATTGCTGCGTTGTTGGACCACGTTTCCTGA